The Amaranthus tricolor cultivar Red isolate AtriRed21 chromosome 6, ASM2621246v1, whole genome shotgun sequence genome has a segment encoding these proteins:
- the LOC130815567 gene encoding uncharacterized protein LOC130815567, translating to MPPLLRKNGNRGDSDRVLRNLVKALVGARNPRQKSLEERASSISKRIAQSKPFTYDGKGQPSALENWLREFDKLFIVVRCPAKFMVDQATFYLVEDADYWWTHSKARLIEENDGELSWEHFRGALRDQFYPPHVRKDKSNEFASFEMGNLTVDEYYQKFMEFLKFCPQDVPTETKKMQRFELGLSYEIQKHIETDRYDTLDQLYKRATQIGNVIRKEQEKLAHSGDKRREPMFQNA from the coding sequence ATGCCTCCATTATTGAGAAAGAACGGAAATAGAGGTGACTCTGACCGTGTACTTCGGAACCTAGTAAAAGCCCTAGTTGGTGCAAGAAATCCCAGACAGAAATCCTTGGAAGAGAGGGCTTCAtcgattagtaagagaatagcccagagtaagccATTTACTTATGATGGGAAAGGACAACCTTCTGCACTGGAAAACTGGCTTCGAGAATTTGACAAACTCTTTATTGTAGTTCGATGTCCCGCGAAATTTATGGTCGATCAGGCTACATTTTATCTGGTGGAAGATGCTGACtactggtggacacatagtaaggcgAGGCTGATAGAAGAGAATGATGGTGAATTAAGCTGGGAACATTTTAGGGGAGCGTTAAGGGATCAATTCTACCCACCTCACGTGAGGAAGGATAAGTCAAACGAGTTTGCTAGCtttgaaatggggaatttaaCAGTGGATgagtattatcagaaatttatggaatttcTGAAGTTTTGCCCCCAGGACGTCCCgactgaaacaaagaaaatgcaaCGCTTCGAACTGGGTTTATCGTACGAgattcaaaaacacattgagaccgATAGGTACGATACTTTAGACCAGTTATATAAGAGGGCAACCCAAATAGGAAATGTTATTAGGAAGgagcaagagaagttggcccATAGTGGGGACAAGAGGAGGGAACCTATGTTCCAGAATGCATAG
- the LOC130815568 gene encoding uncharacterized protein LOC130815568 gives MHDLDEIRLETYESALLYEEKTIRWHDQRLNRKEFKVGDSLLLYNSRLKYFAGKLKSKWSGPFKVTKVFPHGPIKVQGPRNTFNVSGHHAKHYHVGEPIETLEVLCIEPS, from the coding sequence ATGCATGACCTTGATGAAATTCGTCTTGAAACCTATGAGAGTGCCTTGCTCTATGAAGAGAAGACCATAAGATGGCACGATCAAAGGCTAAACAGAAAAGAATTTAAAGTCGGAGATTCATTGCTACTATATAATTCCCGCCTAAAATATTTTGCCGGTAAATTAAAGTCTAAATGGTCGGGACCATTTAAGGTGACCAAAGTTTTTCCACATGGCCCCATAAAGGTTCAAGGGCCAAGAAACACCTTCAACGTGAGTGGTCATCATGCTAAGCATTATCATGTCGGAGAACCGATTGAGACCTTAGAGGTCTTGTGTATCGAGCCTAGTTAA